The following coding sequences are from one Culex quinquefasciatus strain JHB chromosome 1, VPISU_Cqui_1.0_pri_paternal, whole genome shotgun sequence window:
- the LOC6041845 gene encoding tektin-3 isoform X2, producing MAYEVQPWSSTTHATHNMEQISGPPARTGTCYQTPRSHPWRPTMGYEAVQVTPLHEQPITNALVASSYSPSAMCSDPVTFPNLVTGFERNPQHAARAALYTRYTPNEWTTSNVATYADADKNRNYAEKVRSEAVRLMRETDEKTSQGQRDAARRLGERITDITFWRNELNTELEKLVAESAQLTDTKRNVQKALQDLDPPLHITQECLYHREGRKSIELVHDHVEKSLLVETDNLRSCQEKLSQLLARITKQLADCRAAQHSLEDDLSHKESALGIDSLCHQLNNYSRGINYYGGIEKYDPTVSTPGTWSGSSSTRINNSHSERSKSCQLRSDAESLINAVATSVWDCWSNTNNAFNNRSSEMLEAKSKMQLHLHKTQQEIFDVEKHIELLRKAINDKSNPMKVAQTRLEARAHRPGIEMCRDNAHLRLVEEVCHIQDSVSTLHRKLQEAEAQHQQLLKTKSQLENNLKQKVDALFIDREKCMGLRRSFPVNNTIKY from the exons ATGGCCTACGAAGTGCAA CCTTGGAGTTCCACCACCCATGCTACCCACAACATGGAGCAGATCTCCGGCCCTCCGGCCCGGACCGGAACCTGCTATCAAACGCCACGCTCTCACCCATGGCGTCCCACAATGGGCTACGAGGCGGTCCAAGTGACGCCGCTCCACGAGCAGCCAATCACAAACGCACTGGTCGCGTCTTCCTACTCACCATCGGCGATGTGTTCCGACCCGGTTACCTTCCCGAACCTGGTCACCGGCTTTGAGCGTAATCCACAACATGCTGCTCGAGCTGCCCTGTACACCCGGTACACACCCAACGAGTGGACAACGTCGAACGTGGCGACATACGCCGATGCCGACAAGAACCGGAACTACGCGGAAAAGGTTCGCTCGGAAGCGGTCCGGTTGATGCGTGAAACGGACGAGAAAACCTCTCAAGGGCAACGGGACGCGGCCAGACGGCTGGGCGAACGCATCACGGACATTACGTTCTGGCGCAACGAACTCAACACCGAGTTGGAGAAACTTGTGGCCGAATCCGCCCAGCTGACCGACACCAAACGGAACGTCCAAAAGGCTCTCCAGGATCTGGATCCGCCGCTACACATTACCCAGGAATGTCTGTACCATCGTGAGGGTCGCAAAAGTATCGAGCTGGTGCACGACCACGTGGAAAAGAGTCTGCTCGTCGAGACGGACAACCTGCGGTCGTGCCAGGAGAAGCTGTCCCAGCTATTGGCTCGCATCACCAAGCAGTTGGCCGACTGTCGAGCGGCGCAGCACTCTCTCGAGGACGACCTCAGCCACAAGGAATCAGCGCTCGGAATCGACTCGCTGTGCCATCAG CTGAATAACTACAGCCGCGGGATTAATTACTACGGTGGTATTGAAAAATATGATCCGACCGTTAGTACGCCCGGCACGTGGTCCGGTTCGAGCAGCACGCGCATTAACAA CTCCCATTCGGAGCGGTCCAAGTCATGCCAGCTGCGGAGTGACGCCGAGTCCCTGATCAACGCGGTGGCCACGTCCGTGTGGGACTGCTGGAGCAACACCAACAACGCGTTCAACAACCGATCGTCGGAGATGCTCGAGGCCAAGAGCAAGATGCAGCTGCACCTGCACAAG accCAGCAGGAGATCTTCGACGTCGAGAAGCACATCGAACTGCTGCGCAAGGCCATCAACGACAAATCTAACCCGATGAAGGTGGCCCAAACACGCCTGGAAGCCCGTGCGCATCGGCCTGGCATCGAAATGTGTCG TGACAACGCCCACCTCCGGCTGGTGGAGGAAGTTTGCCACATCCAGGACTCGGTCTCGACGCTGCACCGCAAGCTGCAGGAAGCGGAAGCCCAGCACCAGCAACTGCTCAAGACCAAATCGCAGCTCGAGAACAACCTAAAGCAGAAGGTGGACGCACTGTTTATCGATCGTGAAAAGTGCATGGGACTGCGTCGGTCCTTCCCGGTTAACAACACGATCAAATATTAG
- the LOC6041845 gene encoding tektin-3 isoform X1, producing MLCWEGASDYEVVLPSSQTLHANTFMHSARKSSVPLPWSSTTHATHNMEQISGPPARTGTCYQTPRSHPWRPTMGYEAVQVTPLHEQPITNALVASSYSPSAMCSDPVTFPNLVTGFERNPQHAARAALYTRYTPNEWTTSNVATYADADKNRNYAEKVRSEAVRLMRETDEKTSQGQRDAARRLGERITDITFWRNELNTELEKLVAESAQLTDTKRNVQKALQDLDPPLHITQECLYHREGRKSIELVHDHVEKSLLVETDNLRSCQEKLSQLLARITKQLADCRAAQHSLEDDLSHKESALGIDSLCHQLNNYSRGINYYGGIEKYDPTVSTPGTWSGSSSTRINNSHSERSKSCQLRSDAESLINAVATSVWDCWSNTNNAFNNRSSEMLEAKSKMQLHLHKTQQEIFDVEKHIELLRKAINDKSNPMKVAQTRLEARAHRPGIEMCRDNAHLRLVEEVCHIQDSVSTLHRKLQEAEAQHQQLLKTKSQLENNLKQKVDALFIDREKCMGLRRSFPVNNTIKY from the exons CCTTGGAGTTCCACCACCCATGCTACCCACAACATGGAGCAGATCTCCGGCCCTCCGGCCCGGACCGGAACCTGCTATCAAACGCCACGCTCTCACCCATGGCGTCCCACAATGGGCTACGAGGCGGTCCAAGTGACGCCGCTCCACGAGCAGCCAATCACAAACGCACTGGTCGCGTCTTCCTACTCACCATCGGCGATGTGTTCCGACCCGGTTACCTTCCCGAACCTGGTCACCGGCTTTGAGCGTAATCCACAACATGCTGCTCGAGCTGCCCTGTACACCCGGTACACACCCAACGAGTGGACAACGTCGAACGTGGCGACATACGCCGATGCCGACAAGAACCGGAACTACGCGGAAAAGGTTCGCTCGGAAGCGGTCCGGTTGATGCGTGAAACGGACGAGAAAACCTCTCAAGGGCAACGGGACGCGGCCAGACGGCTGGGCGAACGCATCACGGACATTACGTTCTGGCGCAACGAACTCAACACCGAGTTGGAGAAACTTGTGGCCGAATCCGCCCAGCTGACCGACACCAAACGGAACGTCCAAAAGGCTCTCCAGGATCTGGATCCGCCGCTACACATTACCCAGGAATGTCTGTACCATCGTGAGGGTCGCAAAAGTATCGAGCTGGTGCACGACCACGTGGAAAAGAGTCTGCTCGTCGAGACGGACAACCTGCGGTCGTGCCAGGAGAAGCTGTCCCAGCTATTGGCTCGCATCACCAAGCAGTTGGCCGACTGTCGAGCGGCGCAGCACTCTCTCGAGGACGACCTCAGCCACAAGGAATCAGCGCTCGGAATCGACTCGCTGTGCCATCAG CTGAATAACTACAGCCGCGGGATTAATTACTACGGTGGTATTGAAAAATATGATCCGACCGTTAGTACGCCCGGCACGTGGTCCGGTTCGAGCAGCACGCGCATTAACAA CTCCCATTCGGAGCGGTCCAAGTCATGCCAGCTGCGGAGTGACGCCGAGTCCCTGATCAACGCGGTGGCCACGTCCGTGTGGGACTGCTGGAGCAACACCAACAACGCGTTCAACAACCGATCGTCGGAGATGCTCGAGGCCAAGAGCAAGATGCAGCTGCACCTGCACAAG accCAGCAGGAGATCTTCGACGTCGAGAAGCACATCGAACTGCTGCGCAAGGCCATCAACGACAAATCTAACCCGATGAAGGTGGCCCAAACACGCCTGGAAGCCCGTGCGCATCGGCCTGGCATCGAAATGTGTCG TGACAACGCCCACCTCCGGCTGGTGGAGGAAGTTTGCCACATCCAGGACTCGGTCTCGACGCTGCACCGCAAGCTGCAGGAAGCGGAAGCCCAGCACCAGCAACTGCTCAAGACCAAATCGCAGCTCGAGAACAACCTAAAGCAGAAGGTGGACGCACTGTTTATCGATCGTGAAAAGTGCATGGGACTGCGTCGGTCCTTCCCGGTTAACAACACGATCAAATATTAG